Proteins encoded in a region of the Leifsonia sp. PS1209 genome:
- a CDS encoding ABC transporter ATP-binding protein, which translates to MSTATVLGVEGEERNDFTKEESKQIRKRSLRLLGSLMRPLRLRLILTAAVVVVSTAGQVAGPAIIAFGIDNGLPALLKEDWFPLAAAGIAYLFTGVIGAVLIAWYTVLSARISQAILIDLRKRVFLHTQKLSLEFHESYTSGRIISRQTSDLDSIRELLDSGINQLVQGFLYMLFIAIALFSLDWVSGVVLVCSLVPLYFLTRWFQKRSQRLFRISRVASAKLIVQFVETMTGIRAVKAFRKEKRNEKEFGGLVEDYRDVNARVIQLFGIFDPGLVMIGNVTVGVVLLVGGFRVADGQLAIGVLLAALLYTRRFFDPMEEMAMFYNSYQSAAAALEKISGVLEEEPSVPDPVKAVDLWDAEGNVRFDEVTFAYKRDRVILPNFSLDIPAGQTIALVGSTGAGKSTLAKLISRFYDPSDGSVTLDGVDLRDLHPKDLRRAIVMVTQEAYLFSGSVSDNIALGKPDATREEIVEAARAVGADEFIRGLPNGYDTDVNKRGGRVSAGQRQLISFARAFLANPAVLILDEATSSLDIPSERLVQDALQTLLADRTAVIIAHRLSTVAIADRVLVMEHGKIVEDGTPADLIAGTGRFAQLHAAWRDSLV; encoded by the coding sequence GTGAGCACCGCGACCGTATTGGGAGTCGAAGGCGAAGAGCGCAACGACTTCACCAAAGAGGAGAGCAAGCAGATCCGCAAGCGGTCCCTGCGCCTGCTCGGTTCGCTGATGCGCCCGCTGCGCCTGCGGCTGATCCTGACGGCAGCCGTTGTCGTGGTCAGCACGGCAGGCCAGGTGGCCGGCCCCGCGATCATCGCGTTCGGTATCGACAACGGCCTTCCGGCCCTCCTCAAGGAGGACTGGTTCCCGCTGGCGGCCGCCGGGATCGCGTACCTGTTCACCGGCGTCATCGGCGCCGTTCTGATCGCCTGGTACACGGTGCTGAGCGCGCGGATCAGTCAGGCCATCCTGATCGACCTGCGCAAGCGGGTGTTCCTGCACACGCAGAAGCTCTCGCTCGAGTTCCACGAGTCGTACACGTCCGGCCGCATCATCTCGCGCCAGACGAGCGACCTGGACTCGATCCGCGAGCTGCTCGACTCGGGCATCAACCAGCTGGTGCAGGGCTTCCTGTACATGCTGTTCATCGCCATCGCGCTGTTCTCCCTCGACTGGGTGAGCGGTGTGGTGCTGGTGTGCTCGCTGGTGCCGCTGTACTTCCTGACCCGCTGGTTCCAGAAGCGTTCGCAGAGGCTGTTCCGCATCTCGCGGGTGGCGTCGGCGAAGCTGATCGTGCAGTTCGTCGAGACGATGACGGGCATCCGCGCCGTCAAGGCGTTCCGCAAGGAGAAGCGCAACGAGAAGGAGTTCGGCGGCCTCGTCGAGGACTACCGCGACGTCAACGCCCGCGTCATCCAGCTGTTCGGGATCTTCGATCCCGGTCTCGTGATGATTGGAAACGTGACCGTCGGTGTCGTCCTCCTCGTCGGCGGCTTCCGGGTGGCGGACGGCCAGCTGGCCATCGGCGTGCTGCTCGCCGCGCTGCTGTACACGCGCCGGTTCTTCGACCCGATGGAGGAGATGGCGATGTTCTACAACTCCTACCAGTCGGCCGCCGCTGCGCTCGAGAAGATCTCGGGCGTGCTGGAGGAGGAGCCGTCGGTTCCTGATCCGGTCAAGGCCGTCGACCTGTGGGATGCGGAGGGCAACGTCCGCTTCGACGAGGTCACGTTCGCGTACAAGCGCGACCGGGTCATCCTGCCCAACTTCAGCCTGGACATCCCGGCCGGGCAGACGATCGCGCTCGTCGGATCCACCGGAGCGGGCAAGTCGACGCTGGCGAAGCTGATCTCGCGGTTCTACGACCCGAGTGACGGCTCCGTCACGCTCGACGGCGTCGATCTGCGCGACCTGCACCCGAAGGACCTCCGGAGGGCGATCGTGATGGTGACGCAGGAGGCGTACCTGTTCAGCGGGTCCGTCTCCGACAACATTGCGCTCGGCAAGCCGGACGCCACCAGGGAGGAGATCGTGGAGGCGGCGCGCGCCGTGGGAGCCGACGAGTTCATCCGGGGTCTGCCGAACGGCTACGACACCGACGTGAACAAGCGCGGCGGCCGGGTGTCCGCCGGTCAGCGTCAGCTGATCTCGTTCGCCAGGGCGTTCCTCGCCAACCCGGCCGTGCTCATCCTGGACGAGGCGACGAGCTCGCTCGACATCCCGAGCGAGCGCCTGGTGCAGGATGCGCTGCAGACGCTGCTCGCGGACCGCACGGCCGTGATCATCGCCCACCGTCTGTCGACGGTCGCCATCGCCGACCGGGTGCTGGTGATGGAGCACGGCAAGATCGTCGAGGACGGCACGCCGGCCGACCTGATCGCCGGCACGGGCCGTTTCGCGCAGCTGCACGCCGCGTGGAGGGACTCGCTGGTGTGA
- a CDS encoding SdrD B-like domain-containing protein has product MTYKYRTTIAVLAATAVIVPTTGFAPATIPSPPIYTVVGTVFADANANGSHDFGEPLLSRVSVSLYATADDASATANPVTTTTTSALGTYRVGALPGGTYYLSADVAGASVVPVTVGALNLIQTADIAAAPKGALTATVFADTNGNGVRDASETNLDNQTIILIDVAKTVELIDRGDLGGLDVGTAVAAAISGNLDIGDAIHFRTTAKGAPIDYQGLDAGAYVMMRSPFNLTVGDALQNTARITALIDVIASGDPAAILADPSLLSSSDISTTPENEYIKKLARALSKLADTIDPAEVDASVGQDLAAGAHVVGGTIRTVAELVDAVPAMHVAVVDRRGQGWSLTGLTLARTNDFLFGVRKPVSITGTVFNDSNGNGKKDVLDLAEAVTLTVYTEDGAALASIKTPSLLGSYTVDKLPYDTDLYVVLSGTTKRPTNGYAGRVPDALAGMTVVGSTRVGGDSTTSSVPLTFGVTAKK; this is encoded by the coding sequence GTGACATACAAATATCGAACAACCATCGCCGTTCTCGCCGCGACAGCCGTCATCGTGCCGACGACCGGCTTCGCCCCCGCCACGATCCCCTCACCTCCCATCTACACCGTCGTGGGAACCGTCTTCGCCGACGCGAACGCCAACGGCTCCCACGACTTCGGCGAACCCCTGCTCTCGAGAGTCTCGGTCTCGCTCTACGCCACCGCCGACGACGCGAGCGCCACGGCGAACCCCGTGACAACCACCACCACCAGCGCGCTGGGCACGTATCGCGTCGGTGCCCTGCCCGGCGGCACGTACTACCTCTCGGCCGATGTTGCCGGCGCCTCCGTGGTTCCCGTCACGGTCGGCGCTCTGAACCTGATCCAGACGGCCGACATCGCCGCCGCGCCGAAGGGCGCGCTCACCGCGACCGTCTTCGCAGACACCAACGGCAACGGGGTCAGGGATGCGTCGGAGACGAACCTGGACAACCAGACGATCATCCTCATCGACGTGGCGAAGACCGTCGAGCTGATCGACAGGGGCGACCTCGGCGGCCTCGATGTGGGAACCGCTGTCGCGGCGGCGATCAGCGGAAACCTCGACATCGGCGACGCGATCCACTTCCGCACCACTGCCAAGGGTGCCCCGATCGACTACCAGGGCCTCGATGCCGGCGCGTACGTCATGATGCGCTCGCCGTTCAATCTCACGGTCGGCGACGCGCTCCAGAACACGGCGCGCATCACGGCCCTCATCGACGTCATCGCCTCCGGCGACCCGGCCGCGATCCTCGCCGACCCATCGCTCCTGTCCTCCTCCGACATCAGCACGACGCCGGAGAACGAGTACATCAAGAAGCTGGCGAGGGCCCTGTCGAAGCTGGCGGACACGATCGACCCGGCCGAGGTCGACGCCTCCGTCGGACAGGATCTCGCAGCCGGCGCCCACGTCGTCGGCGGTACCATCCGCACGGTCGCCGAACTCGTCGACGCCGTACCCGCGATGCACGTCGCCGTCGTCGACCGCCGCGGCCAGGGCTGGTCTCTGACCGGTCTCACGCTCGCCAGGACCAACGACTTCCTGTTCGGCGTGCGCAAGCCGGTCAGCATCACCGGAACGGTGTTCAACGACAGCAACGGCAACGGTAAGAAGGACGTGCTCGATCTCGCGGAAGCGGTGACGCTCACGGTGTACACGGAGGACGGAGCTGCGCTCGCCAGCATCAAGACGCCGTCACTGCTCGGTTCTTACACCGTCGACAAGCTGCCATACGACACCGACCTCTACGTCGTCCTCTCCGGGACCACCAAGCGCCCGACCAATGGATACGCGGGTCGAGTCCCCGACGCCCTCGCCGGAATGACCGTCGTCGGTTCGACCAGGGTCGGCGGGGACAGCACCACCAGCTCCGTGCCGTTGACCTTCGGCGTCACCGCCAAGAAGTAG